In Mercurialis annua linkage group LG6, ddMerAnnu1.2, whole genome shotgun sequence, the following are encoded in one genomic region:
- the LOC126653781 gene encoding probable helicase CHR10 isoform X2, which translates to MNYEQRLTAAATDLLDSDARAGDVTINTSEIGVTAKLKPHQVEGVSWLIRRYISGVNVILGDEMGLGKTLQAVAFLSYLKAKKMSRGPFLVLCPLSVTDGWVSEMTKFAPKLKVLRYVGDKEHRRNLRKEMYEYVKEHSSSTDGWTLPFDVLLTTYDIALMDQDFLSQIPWHYAIIDEAQRLKNPNSVLYNVLKDRFLMPRRLLMTGTPIQNNLTELWALMHFCMASVFGTLGQFLSSFKEAGDSTSDLDGAKVTGQFKTLKFILKAFMLRRTKSKLIKSGNLVLPPLTEFTVMAPMASLQKSVYMSILRKELPKLLALSSAVSNPQSLQNIVIQLRKACSHPYLFPGIETEPFEEGEHLVQASGKLIILDQLLQKLYASGHRVLLFAQMTHTLDVLQDFLELRKYSYERLDGSIRAEERFAAIRTFSRQSGALKSEVDENNAFVFIISTRAGGVGLNLVAADTVIFYEQDWNPQVDKQALQRAHRIGQMNHVLSINLVTRHTIEEVIMRRAQKKLQLSNNVVGDDVMEQKGRVPVGVETIDLRSIIFGLHMFDPSEITTEKLDELNMPELNAMTDKIIGIRDDQRLGKVDGKYELDQVDQTKGFDVVTQENSAFVDYDPGLDEASYLSWIEKFKEASRSSSNVVLDLRHRRNLPEDKQLKLEAAKKKAHEKKLSEWESLGYHSLSVKDPDKAVDDDVFSGSDSLHFVVGDCTEPAKVCPSEPSIIFSCVDNSGNWGHGGMFDALAKLSSSIPNAYEQASQFGDLHLGDLHLIRINEDSETQSMEGDSPQWVALAVVQSYNPRRKVPRSDISIPDLERCLSKASFTAAQNSASIHMPRIGYRDGSDRSEWYAVERLLRKYASIYGIKIYVYYYRRSS; encoded by the exons ATGAATTACGAACAGAGACTCACCGCAGCAGCCACTGATTTACTCGATTCCGACGCACGCGCCGGTGACGTGACCATAAACACATCAGAAATTGGAGTCACAGCTAAACTGAAACCTCACCAAGTGGAAGGTGTCTCCTGGCTTATACGGAGATATATTTCCGGCGTTAATGTCATTCTAG GAGATGAG ATGGGGTTGGGGAAAACTCTGCAAGCTGTAGCTTTCTTAAGTTATTTGAAAGCTAAGAAGATGTCACGTGGCCCGTTTT TGGTATTGTGCCCTCTAAGTGTTACTGATGGTTGGGTCTCAGAGATGACCAAATTTGCTCCGAAATTGAAGGTTCTGAGATATGTAGGCGACAAGGAGCACCGGAGGAATCTACGCAAGGAAATGTATGAGTATGTTAAAGAACATTCCTCGTCGACTGAT GGATGGACATTGCCTTTTGATGTGCTGTTGACAACCTATGACATAGCATTGATGGATCAAGATTTTCTTTCTCAAATTCCTTGGCATTATGCGATAATTGATGAAGCTCAACGACTTAAAAATCCTAATAGT GTTCTCTATAATGTCCTTAAAGACCGCTTCCTCATGCCAAGGCGGCTATTGATGACCGGCACTCCAATCCAGAATAATCTCACAGAGCTCTGGGCTCTGATGCATTTTTGCATGGCTTCTGTTTTTGGGACACTCGGGCAGTTTCTTTCCTCATTTAAAGAAGCTGGAGATTCTACATCAG ATCTTGATGGAGCCAAGGTCACGGGACAATTTAAGACTTTAAAATTCATATTGAAAGCTTTCATGCTTCGAAGAACAAAATCCAAGCTTATAAAGTCTGGAAACTTGGTGTTGCCACCACTTACTGAGTTTACTGT GATGGCTCCAATGGCCAGTCTACAGAAGAGTGTTTATATGTCAATATTGAGGAAGGAGCTTCCAAAACTTCTTGCATTGTCCTCTGCAGTTTCTAATCCCCAGTCTTTACAGAACATT GTTATACAACTAAGAAAAGCATGTAGCCATCCTTATCTGTTTCCTGGTATTGAGACTGAGCCATTTGAAGAGGGTGAACACCTGGTTCAG GCTAGTGGGAAGCTTATAATTTTGGACCAATTACTTCAGAAACTTTATGCTTCGGGACATCGTGTCCTTCTCTTTGCTCAGATGACCCATACACTTGACGTCTTACAG GATTTTCTGGAGCTGCGCAAATATTCATATGAGCGTCTTGATGGTTCAATTCGTGCTGAGGAGCGGTTTGCTGCCATAAGAACTTTTAGCAGGCAATCAGGAGCTTTGAAATCTGAAGTTGATGAAAATAATGCCTTTGTTTTCATCATATCTACAAGAGCTGGGGGAGTTGGATTAAATCTTGTTGCGGCAGACACG GTTATATTCTATGAGCAAGATTGGAATCCCCAAGTTGATAAGCAGGCTTTGCAGCGGGCACATCGAATTGGTCAGATGAATCATGTGTTGTCAATAAACCTGGTCACAAGACATACCATAGAAGAG GTAATTATGCGAAGGGCACAGAAAAAATTGCAGCTCAGTAATAATGTTGTGGGGGATGATGTTATGGAACAGAAAGGGAGAGTTCCAGTGGGAGTTGAAACAATTGATTTGCGATCTATCATATTTGGGTTACATATGTTTGATCCTTCAGAGATCACTACTGAAAAGCTGGATGAACTAAACATGCCAGAATTAAATGCCATGACAGATAAAATAATTGGAATACGTGATGACCAGAGATTGGGAAAGGTTGATGGTAAATATGAGCTAGATCAAGTTGATCAAACAAAAGGATTCGATGTTGTTACTCAAGAGAACTCTGCTTTTGTTGATTATGATCCTGGTCTTGATGAGGCATCTTATCTTTCCtggattgaaaaatttaaagaagcGTCCCGATCAAGTAGCAATGTTGTCTTGGATCTCAGACATAGGAGAAACTTACCTGAGGATAAGCAACTTAAGCTTGAGGCAGCAAAGAAGAAAGCACATGAAAAAAAGTTATCCGAGTGGGAATCCCTTGGATACCATTCATTGTCTGTTAAAGATCCTGACAAAGCTGTGGATGATGATGTATTCTCAGGTTCAGATTCTCTTCATTTTGTTGTTGGAGATTGTACAGAACCAGCAAAAGTCTGCCCATCTGAGCCCTCTATCATATTCAG TTGTGTAGACAACTCTGGAAATTGGGGCCATGGAGGAATGTTTGATGCATTGGCCAAACTGTCTTCAAGCATCCCCAATGCATATGAACAGGCATCTCAGTTCGGGGACCTCCATCTTGGTGATCTCCATCTTATAAGAATTAATG AGGACTCTGAGACACAAAGCATGGAAGGCGATTCTCCCCAATGGGTGGCTTTGGCTGTTGTACAATCATATAATCCAAGGCGCAAAGTACCTCGCAGCGATATCTCAATTCCCGACTTGGAGCGTTGCCTATCTAAAGCTTCTTTTACGGCAGCTCAAAATTCTG CCTCAATCCACATGCCTCGGATTGGATATCGAGACGGATCAGATCGGTCAGAGTGGTATGCAGTGGAACGCCTTCTACGAAAATATGCTTCCATTTATGGAATAAAGATCTATGT GTATTACTATCGACGATCTTCTTGA
- the LOC126653781 gene encoding probable helicase CHR10 isoform X1: protein MGLGKTLQAVAFLSYLKAKKMSRGPFLVLCPLSVTDGWVSEMTKFAPKLKVLRYVGDKEHRRNLRKEMYEYVKEHSSSTDGWTLPFDVLLTTYDIALMDQDFLSQIPWHYAIIDEAQRLKNPNSVLYNVLKDRFLMPRRLLMTGTPIQNNLTELWALMHFCMASVFGTLGQFLSSFKEAGDSTSDLDGAKVTGQFKTLKFILKAFMLRRTKSKLIKSGNLVLPPLTEFTVMAPMASLQKSVYMSILRKELPKLLALSSAVSNPQSLQNIVIQLRKACSHPYLFPGIETEPFEEGEHLVQASGKLIILDQLLQKLYASGHRVLLFAQMTHTLDVLQDFLELRKYSYERLDGSIRAEERFAAIRTFSRQSGALKSEVDENNAFVFIISTRAGGVGLNLVAADTVIFYEQDWNPQVDKQALQRAHRIGQMNHVLSINLVTRHTIEEVIMRRAQKKLQLSNNVVGDDVMEQKGRVPVGVETIDLRSIIFGLHMFDPSEITTEKLDELNMPELNAMTDKIIGIRDDQRLGKVDGKYELDQVDQTKGFDVVTQENSAFVDYDPGLDEASYLSWIEKFKEASRSSSNVVLDLRHRRNLPEDKQLKLEAAKKKAHEKKLSEWESLGYHSLSVKDPDKAVDDDVFSGSDSLHFVVGDCTEPAKVCPSEPSIIFSCVDNSGNWGHGGMFDALAKLSSSIPNAYEQASQFGDLHLGDLHLIRINEDSETQSMEGDSPQWVALAVVQSYNPRRKVPRSDISIPDLERCLSKASFTAAQNSASIHMPRIGYRDGSDRSEWYAVERLLRKYASIYGIKIYVYYYRRSS, encoded by the exons ATGGGGTTGGGGAAAACTCTGCAAGCTGTAGCTTTCTTAAGTTATTTGAAAGCTAAGAAGATGTCACGTGGCCCGTTTT TGGTATTGTGCCCTCTAAGTGTTACTGATGGTTGGGTCTCAGAGATGACCAAATTTGCTCCGAAATTGAAGGTTCTGAGATATGTAGGCGACAAGGAGCACCGGAGGAATCTACGCAAGGAAATGTATGAGTATGTTAAAGAACATTCCTCGTCGACTGAT GGATGGACATTGCCTTTTGATGTGCTGTTGACAACCTATGACATAGCATTGATGGATCAAGATTTTCTTTCTCAAATTCCTTGGCATTATGCGATAATTGATGAAGCTCAACGACTTAAAAATCCTAATAGT GTTCTCTATAATGTCCTTAAAGACCGCTTCCTCATGCCAAGGCGGCTATTGATGACCGGCACTCCAATCCAGAATAATCTCACAGAGCTCTGGGCTCTGATGCATTTTTGCATGGCTTCTGTTTTTGGGACACTCGGGCAGTTTCTTTCCTCATTTAAAGAAGCTGGAGATTCTACATCAG ATCTTGATGGAGCCAAGGTCACGGGACAATTTAAGACTTTAAAATTCATATTGAAAGCTTTCATGCTTCGAAGAACAAAATCCAAGCTTATAAAGTCTGGAAACTTGGTGTTGCCACCACTTACTGAGTTTACTGT GATGGCTCCAATGGCCAGTCTACAGAAGAGTGTTTATATGTCAATATTGAGGAAGGAGCTTCCAAAACTTCTTGCATTGTCCTCTGCAGTTTCTAATCCCCAGTCTTTACAGAACATT GTTATACAACTAAGAAAAGCATGTAGCCATCCTTATCTGTTTCCTGGTATTGAGACTGAGCCATTTGAAGAGGGTGAACACCTGGTTCAG GCTAGTGGGAAGCTTATAATTTTGGACCAATTACTTCAGAAACTTTATGCTTCGGGACATCGTGTCCTTCTCTTTGCTCAGATGACCCATACACTTGACGTCTTACAG GATTTTCTGGAGCTGCGCAAATATTCATATGAGCGTCTTGATGGTTCAATTCGTGCTGAGGAGCGGTTTGCTGCCATAAGAACTTTTAGCAGGCAATCAGGAGCTTTGAAATCTGAAGTTGATGAAAATAATGCCTTTGTTTTCATCATATCTACAAGAGCTGGGGGAGTTGGATTAAATCTTGTTGCGGCAGACACG GTTATATTCTATGAGCAAGATTGGAATCCCCAAGTTGATAAGCAGGCTTTGCAGCGGGCACATCGAATTGGTCAGATGAATCATGTGTTGTCAATAAACCTGGTCACAAGACATACCATAGAAGAG GTAATTATGCGAAGGGCACAGAAAAAATTGCAGCTCAGTAATAATGTTGTGGGGGATGATGTTATGGAACAGAAAGGGAGAGTTCCAGTGGGAGTTGAAACAATTGATTTGCGATCTATCATATTTGGGTTACATATGTTTGATCCTTCAGAGATCACTACTGAAAAGCTGGATGAACTAAACATGCCAGAATTAAATGCCATGACAGATAAAATAATTGGAATACGTGATGACCAGAGATTGGGAAAGGTTGATGGTAAATATGAGCTAGATCAAGTTGATCAAACAAAAGGATTCGATGTTGTTACTCAAGAGAACTCTGCTTTTGTTGATTATGATCCTGGTCTTGATGAGGCATCTTATCTTTCCtggattgaaaaatttaaagaagcGTCCCGATCAAGTAGCAATGTTGTCTTGGATCTCAGACATAGGAGAAACTTACCTGAGGATAAGCAACTTAAGCTTGAGGCAGCAAAGAAGAAAGCACATGAAAAAAAGTTATCCGAGTGGGAATCCCTTGGATACCATTCATTGTCTGTTAAAGATCCTGACAAAGCTGTGGATGATGATGTATTCTCAGGTTCAGATTCTCTTCATTTTGTTGTTGGAGATTGTACAGAACCAGCAAAAGTCTGCCCATCTGAGCCCTCTATCATATTCAG TTGTGTAGACAACTCTGGAAATTGGGGCCATGGAGGAATGTTTGATGCATTGGCCAAACTGTCTTCAAGCATCCCCAATGCATATGAACAGGCATCTCAGTTCGGGGACCTCCATCTTGGTGATCTCCATCTTATAAGAATTAATG AGGACTCTGAGACACAAAGCATGGAAGGCGATTCTCCCCAATGGGTGGCTTTGGCTGTTGTACAATCATATAATCCAAGGCGCAAAGTACCTCGCAGCGATATCTCAATTCCCGACTTGGAGCGTTGCCTATCTAAAGCTTCTTTTACGGCAGCTCAAAATTCTG CCTCAATCCACATGCCTCGGATTGGATATCGAGACGGATCAGATCGGTCAGAGTGGTATGCAGTGGAACGCCTTCTACGAAAATATGCTTCCATTTATGGAATAAAGATCTATGT GTATTACTATCGACGATCTTCTTGA
- the LOC126687958 gene encoding pentatricopeptide repeat-containing protein At1g02060, chloroplastic-like: MATAGSRKCTLILLQLLEVNPGNLQAAALRYYSSQNIKNSDDDEKPEPDDNIRPKKPSTKTKKAKTMARLINSKPWSTHLESSLSNLSPSISKTTVFEVLRLTKTPSRALQFFNWVSNLGFIHNDQTYFLMLEILGRARSLNVARNFLYSIKRKSNGTVKLEDRFFNSLIRSYGRAGLFEESIQAFKSMKSVGVSPSVVTFNSLLLVLLKRGRVNMAQSVFDEMLRTYGVNPDTYTFNLLIRGFCKNSMVDDGFRFFQEMSRFNCEPDVVTYNTLVDGLCRAGKISIAHNVIRGMVKKGVGLNPDVVTYTTLIRGYCVQQEIDEALVVLEEMVGNGLKPNEVTYNTLIKGLCEAQKTDKIKDILEGALGCGNFTPDTCTFNTLMNAHCNAGNSDEALEVFEKMTEMNVRPDSATYSVLIRSLCQGGKFERAEELFDELSAKEILLRDDGCTPLVAAYKPMFEFLCKIGKTAKAEEVFRQLMRRGTQDPLAFKTLIMGHCREGTFEAGYELLVLMLRREFVPDFETYQSLIDGLLQKDEPLVAYQTLEKMIKSSHVPTASTFQSILAGLLKKGCAHESASFIVLMLEGKIRQNINLSTQTVRLLLGRGLRDKAFKIVGLLYDNGYVVDMQELVDFLCHNKKFLQANKLLLFCLGKNLNVNLDLCNTVLEGLCKMKRVSEAFGLYYELVEKGNHQSLRCLEDLRVALEAAGRSEEVKFLSQRMPNKCQSDKYLEKSSRVQRTYKTGQLGTETAERVYEMGNIDQMKKKEGKLELVGNALQAVKRSFILLKMSNTRNGNGSSGHYVNLTKRAVTPGKATVLAIGKAFPSQLIPQDCLVEGYIRDTKCEDVSIKEKLERLCKTTTVKTRYTVMSKEILEKYPEIATEGTPTIKQRLDIANPAVVEMAKEASLACIKEWGRSVDDITHIVYVSSSEIRLPGGDLYLASQLGLRNDVNRVMLYFLGCYGGVTGLRVAKDIAENNPGSRVLLTTSETTILGFRPPNKARPYDLVGAALFGDGAAAAIIGADPILPTESPFLELNYAVQQFLPGTQNVIDGRLSEEGIYFKLGRDLPQKIEDNIEAFCKKLISKAGLTEFNDLFWTVHPGGPAILNRLESTLKLDGNKLECSRRALMDYGNVSSNTVFYVMEYMREELKRKGSEEWGLALAFGPGITFEGILLRSL, encoded by the exons ATGGCTACCGCCGGTTCTCGGAAGTGCACACTGATATTACTACAACTTTTAGAAGTCAACCCTGGAAACCTTCAAGCGGCGGCTCTCAGATACTACTCCTCTCAGAATATCAAAAACTCCGACGACGATGAAAAaccagaaccagacgataataTCAGACCAAAGAAACCCTCCACAAAAACCAAGAAGGCTAAAACAATGGCGAGACTCATCAACTCCAAACCCTGGTCAACTCACCTCGAGTCATCTCTCTCAAATCTCTCCCCGTCAATCTCCAAAACCACCGTCTTCGAAGTTCTCCGCCTCACTAAAACCCCATCAAGAGCCCTACAGTTCTTCAACTGGGTCTCAAATTTAGGGTTCATCCACAACGACCAGACCTATTTTTTAATGCTCGAAATTCTGGGTCGCGCTCGGAGCCTCAATGTAGCCCGTAATTTCCTCTATTCCATCAAGAGAAAGTCTAACGGAACCGTTAAGCTTGAGGATAGGTTCTTTAATAGCTTAATTCGAAGCTATGGTAGAGCTGGATTGTTTGAAGAGTCTATACAAGCTTTTAAATCGATGAAATCCGTTGGTGTGTCGCCTTCAGTAGTTACATTTAATAGTCTTTTGTTAGTTTTACTTAAACGTGGTCGTGTTAATATGGCACAGAGCGTGTTTGATGAAATGCTTCGAACATATGGTGTTAATCCTGATACGTATACTTTTAATCTTTTGATTCGAGGGTTTTGTAAGAATTCTATGGTTGATGATGGGTTTAGGTTTTTTCAGGAAATGTCGCGGTTTAACTGCGAGCCTGATGTTGTAACTTATAATACTCTTGTTGACGGGTTGTGTAGAGCTGGGAAGATTAGTATAGCTCATAATGTGATTAGAGGGATGGTTAAAAAAGGGGTCGGTTTGAATCCTGATGTTGTTACTTATACTACTTTGATTAGGGGTTATTGTGTGCAGCAAGAGATTGATGAGGCTTTGGTTGTTCTTGAGGAGATGGTGGGGAATGGATTAAAACCGAATGAAGTTACTTATAATACTCTTATTAAGGGTCTTTGTGAAGCGCAGAAGACGGATAAGATTAAGGATATTTTGGAGGGGGCTTTAGGGTGTGGTAATTTTACTCCCGATACTTGTACTTTTAATACTTTGATGAATGCGCATTGCAATGCTGGGAATTCGGACGAGGCTTTGGAAGTTTTTGAGAAGATGACGGAGATGAATGTAAGGCCGGATTCTGCTACTTATAGTGTTCTGATAAGGAGTTTGTGCCAGGGAGGGAAGTTTGAGAGAGCAGAGGAGCTGTTTGATGAGTTATCAGCGAAGGAAATTTTGTTAAGAGATGATGGATGTACGCCTCTGGTTGCAGCATACAAACCCATGTTTGAGTTTCTGTGTAAAATCGGGAAGACTGCGAAGGCAGAGGAAGTATTTAGACAGCTGATGAGAAGGGGAACACAAGATCCTCTTGCTTTCAAGACTTTGATAATGGGGCACTGTAGGGAAGGTACATTTGAAGCTGGCTATGAGCTCTTGGTCTTAATGCTAAGAAGAGAATTTGTGCCTGACTTTGAAACCTATCAGTCGTTAATTGATGGTCTCTTGCAGAAGGATGAACCTCTTGTTGCCTACCAAACTCTTGAGAAGATGATAAAGAGCTCCCATGTCCCTACAGCTTCTACTTTCCAGTCAATCCTTGCAGGACTTCTGAAAAAAGGCTGTGCCCATGAATCGGCTAGCTTTATAGTTTTGATGTTGGAGGGAAAGATTCGACAAAATATCAATCTGTCGACACAAACTGTGAGATTGCTCCTTGGCAGGGGACTTCGAGATAAAGCATTTAAGATCGTCGGGTTGCTTTACGATAATGGTTATGTGGTTGACATGCAAGAATTGGTTGATTTCCTTTGCCATAATAAAAAGTTCCTACAGGCAAACAAATTGTTGCTGTTTTGTTTGGGAAAAAATCTGAACGTTAACCTTGATTTGTGCAACACAGTACTTGAAGGTCTTTGTAAAATGAAAAGAGTTTCAGAAGCATTTGGGTTGTATTATGAATTGGTGGAGAAAGGCAATCATCAATCTCTGAGATGCTTAGAAGATTTAAGAGTTGCCCTAGAAGCTGCAGGACGATCAGAAGAAGTGAAGTTTCTGTCCCAGAGAATGCCAAATAAATGTCAGTCAGACAAATATCTGGAGAAGAGCTCTAGGGTGCAGAGAACTTA CAAAACAGGACAGTTGGGAACTGAGACGGCGGAACGTGTTTACGAAATGGGAAACATTGATCAAATGAA AAAAAAAGAAGGTAAGTTGGAATTGGTTGGAAATGCTTTACAGGCAGTCAAAAGG AGCTTTATTCTCTTGAAGATGTCGAATACTCGCAATGGCAATGGTTCTTCCGGCCACTATGTGAACCTCACTAAGCGTGCGGTTACACCAGGCAAGGCAACAGTGCTTGCTATAGGCAAGGCCTTTCCTAGCCAACTGATTCCACAAGATTGCCTTGTGGAGGGCTATATCCGAGATACCAAATGTGAAGATGTCTCCATCAAGGAGAAACTGGAGCGACTCT GTAAAACTACTACTGTGAAGACAAGATACACTGTCATGTCCAAGGAGATTCTGGAAAAATACCCTGAAATTGCAACTGAGGGCACACCAACAATTAAACAAAGGCTCGACATAGCGAATCCTGCAGTTGTTGAGATGGCAAAGGAAGCAAGCCTTGCTTGCATCAAGGAATGGGGAAGGTCGGTGGACGATATCACTCACATCGTCTATGTCTCGTCTAGTGAAATACGTCTTCCAGGAGGTGATCTTTATCTTGCTAGCCAGCTTGGTTTAAGGAACGATGTTAACCGAGTGATGCTTTACTTTCTTGGCTGTTATGGTGGTGTGACCGGCCTTAGAGTTGCAAAGGACATAGCTGAAAATAATCCAGGAAGCCGTGTTTTGTTAACCACATCCGAAACTACCATACTCGGATTCCGCCCCCCAAACAAGGCACGCCCTTATGACCTCGTAGGAGCTGCACTTTTCGGGGATGGAGCTGCAGCTGCCATAATCGGAGCAGATCCTATACTACCTACTGAGTCTCCTTTCTTGGAGCTTAACTACGCAGTTCAACAGTTCTTACCGGGAACACAAAACGTCATTGATGGACGTCTCTCTGAAGAGGGAATCTATTTCAAGCTCGGAAGAGACCTTCCTCAGAAAATCGAAGATAACATTGAAGCATTCTGCAAAAAACTTATATCAAAAGCTGGACTTACCGAGTTCAATGACCTGTTCTGGACTGTCCACCCTGGTGGACCAGCAATACTGAACCGGCTAGAGAGCACTCTGAAGCTAGACGGGAACAAGCTCGAGTGCAGCAGAAGGGCTCTAATGGACTATGGAAATGTGAGCAGCAATACCGTATTCTATGTGATGGAGTATATGAGAGAAGAATTGAAGAGAAAGGGGAGTGAAGAATGGGGACTGGCTTTGGCTTTCGGTCCCGGCATTACTTTCGAAGGCATTCTGCTCCGTAGCTTGTGA